From Streptomonospora salina, the proteins below share one genomic window:
- a CDS encoding ATP-binding protein produces MADLRAATRRLLATRPDPAHPAPPRRECADDDHGPRNPGRPHLPRYPGPGRHRPPLAGGHPHPPPGRIPDATTATAVLLLSETATNALAHTASGAPGSTFTVHVHADRHTLAVAVQDAGSTTTRPERARTSITDDHGRGLALVDAFADTWQPLPTGNGMVFTLSLAPAPTGTANGAGARAVEGRLR; encoded by the coding sequence ATGGCCGACCTGCGGGCAGCGACCCGGCGACTGCTGGCCACCCGCCCCGACCCGGCCCACCCGGCCCCACCACGGCGGGAGTGCGCTGATGACGACCACGGCCCCCGGAATCCTGGTCGCCCGCACCTTCCCCGGTACCCCGGACCAGGTCGGCACCGCCCGCCGCTGGCTGGAGGACACCCTCACCCGCCCCCCGGGCGCATCCCCGACGCGACCACCGCCACAGCCGTGCTGCTGCTGTCGGAAACCGCCACCAACGCGCTCGCCCATACCGCCAGCGGCGCCCCCGGCTCCACCTTCACCGTCCACGTCCACGCCGACCGGCACACCCTGGCCGTGGCGGTCCAGGACGCGGGCAGCACCACCACCCGGCCCGAGCGCGCACGAACCTCGATCACCGACGACCACGGGCGCGGCCTGGCTCTGGTCGACGCCTTCGCCGATACCTGGCAACCACTGCCCACCGGCAACGGGATGGTCTTCACGCTCAGCCTCGCCCCGGCGCCGACCGGTACGGCCAACGGTGCCGGCGCCCGCGCGGTAGAGGGGCGCCTCCGGTGA